One genomic region from Bacteroidales bacterium encodes:
- a CDS encoding DUF4373 domain-containing protein has product MAKRAYYFPHDYGARNDPKIQMLLAEYGVAGVGIYWCLIEHLYEQGGRLPISAYKSIAFVLHVDTNVVQNIIECSGLFEHNDVEFWSSAVNTRLEKQKEVSQQRRKASETRWKSENKCKLNANAKQNDANKRKEKEIKENNNITHTISHTSEVELTQDLRDNQNWQKNILMRFKTTKDELLRYIDDFELEQKCKNTTHANDADIKAHFVDWLRIQLQQHKKEHRKERTNGKSKQRNYEKDIGFDVSATSAEDYSDWLQD; this is encoded by the coding sequence ATGGCAAAGAGAGCATATTACTTTCCTCACGATTACGGAGCAAGAAACGATCCCAAAATACAAATGCTGTTGGCAGAGTATGGCGTGGCAGGTGTTGGTATCTACTGGTGTCTCATAGAACATTTATATGAGCAAGGTGGAAGGTTGCCTATATCGGCATACAAAAGTATTGCATTTGTATTACACGTTGATACAAATGTAGTACAAAACATAATTGAGTGCAGTGGTTTGTTTGAACACAACGATGTTGAGTTTTGGAGCAGTGCTGTAAATACCCGATTAGAGAAACAAAAAGAGGTTAGCCAACAACGCAGAAAGGCAAGTGAAACTCGTTGGAAATCAGAGAATAAATGCAAACTCAATGCAAATGCAAAGCAAAATGATGCAAATAAAAGAAAAGAAAAAGAAATAAAAGAAAATAATAATATCACACACACTATATCGCATACAAGCGAAGTAGAGTTAACGCAAGATTTAAGAGATAACCAAAATTGGCAAAAGAATATATTGATGCGATTTAAAACGACAAAAGATGAGTTGCTGAGATATATTGATGATTTTGAACTTGAACAAAAATGCAAAAACACTACTCACGCAAATGATGCTGATATTAAAGCACATTTTGTAGATTGGCTAAGGATACAACTTCAACAACACAAAAAAGAGCATAGAAAGGAGAGAACAAATGGAAAATCAAAACAACGTAACTACGAAAAAGATATCGGATTTGATGTCAGTGCTACTTCAGCAGAGGATTACTCGGACTGGCTTCAAGATTAA